ACGAGGTTGTCCACCTCGCTGTGGAAATAGGTCAGGCCGACGCGGGTTTCGACGGACCGCCACGCCCCCTTCCAGTGGAGCCCCAGGTCCCATTGGCTCCCCTCCTCCCAGTCGAGCTTCTCGTTGGGCAGGATGGTGGCGCCGTCGCCGTAGAGCTCGTAGAAGTTGGGCGCCCGGTGGTACCGGCCGAAGGAGGTCTTGAGGCGCCAGGCGGGAGCGAAGAGCCAGTCGGCGGCCAGAGACCAGGAGAGGTGTCCCTCGCCGTCGACGTCGTTCCACTTCAGCGTCGGGACGGCGACGAGCGTCCCCGCCCTGTTGAGGGTGATCGAGTCCTGAAGGGAGAGGTCGATCTTGTCCCGTCCGAAGCGGCTCTTGCCCCCCAGGTTGTCCACGACGTCTCCCTCGACGTCCAGATTCTCGCGGGAATAGGTCCCGAAGAACTCCAGGTAGTGATCGAGGCCGACGGGGAGCGAGGCCGCGAGGGAGAGGAAGTCCCGGTCCGATTTGTAGAGGTTGTGGAGGTCGCCGTACTGGCCCAGGTAGTTGTAGGGGTTGAAGAACTCCTTCTCCTGCTCCAGATGGCCCGCCTGAAGGCTCATGTCGACGTCGCCGACGCGGAAGGTCCGTCCCAGGGCGACGTCCCACTTCTCCGTCTCCAGGCGGGTCCCGTCGCGCTGCGAGCTCCTCTTGTCGTTGCCCGGAGCCTGAAGGGGCAGGTCGCGCGTCCGGTCCTGCCAGGAGAAACGGGCCGTCCAGGCGTCACGGCTCCACTTGAGGAGCAGGTTGCGCTGGTCCCAGCCGTTGTTGAGGCGCGTCGCCTCGTAGTCGTCGTTGCCGTTGTAGGCCGTGCCGTTGTCGTTGAGGTAGGAGAAATCGCCGTCGCTGCCCGAGAACTCCGTGGCGACGAGGAGGTCGCCGCTCAGAAGGGGCGTGGCGTAGCGCAGGGCCGAGCGGTACTCGCCGTACTCTCCCAGCCCGACCAGGAGAGAGCCCTGGGCCCTTTCGGGGGCCACGGTGACGATGTTGATGACGGCCCCCATGCCCGAGACGCCGAAGGCGGCCGGGACGTGGCCCCGATAGACCTCGATGCGGGCCACGTTCTCGACGGGAATGGTCGCCAGGTCGACGGCGGCCTCGCTCTCGAGGTTGGCCAGGACGCCGTCGACGTAGACGGCCACCTGGGCCGACGTGCTCCCCCGGACGGAGGCCACCGTGTAGCCGCCCCGTCCCTGGGTGCGGATGACGTGGACGCCCACGGACTGGTCGAGCAGCTCCGGCAGGGTCTTGAACTCGCCGCGGACCTCTTCGGGGACGATGACCGTCACCGCTCCGGGAGAGACGTCCTGATCCTCGTCGCCGAGGGCTCCGGCCGTGACGAGGACCGAAGGCAGCTCCGTCACGGCCTCGACGGGGCGGGCCCCGAGGCCCAGGGCGACGAGGGCCGCCGCCAGCAAGGGAATCCTTTTTCTCATGGTCTGCGCCATCCTCTCGCCTATCGTCCCGAAAGAGCCGGGACGGCCCTGCCGCCCCGGCTCTTCCTTTTCAGCTGTAGCCCGCCTCTTCCGGGGCCTAGCGCCTGCCCGAAAGAAGGAAAAGGGGCACGAGGAGGAGCAGGCCGGCGGGGACGAAGCCGCCGTTGCAGCCGCCGCTCGAGCCGCCGCTGGGACGGAGGATCTCGCCGGAGAAGCTCAGGCCCGCCGCGGGAAGAAGATCGTAGGGATTGCCGCCCAGCTCGGTGGCCTCGTAGGCCCTCAGGAGGGCCCCCGCCCTGTCGATCGTGACGGCGGCGTAGCTCCCCTCGACCCAGAAACGGTCCGTGGCGCCGTCGAAGAAGAGGGTGCCTCCGAAGCCGATGCCCAGGCCGTAGGCCACCTCCGAAAGGTCGACCTCCTTGTCCTCCCAGAAGTCGTCGGCCAGGGCCGCCGCCTCGAGTCCGCCGACGGTCGTCCGGTAGAGCAGGGTCGGGTTCAGCCAGTTCGACGAGGCCACATTGACGAGGAGGGCCCCGTCGGAGGCGACGGCGAGGCCGCAGTAGCCGTAGGTGGTGTCGGGAAGGGCCGAGCCGTCGTCGATGACGGTGGCCGTGAAGGCCGTCAGGTCCACCTTGACGAGGGAGGGCTCGAGGGCGCCGCCGTAGCCGCCTCCGAAACAGGCCACGTAGAGGGCGTTGCCGTAAAGGGCCATGGCGGCCTTCGTGACGGCGGCGCCGGGGTTCTTGCCCACGTTCAGGCTGTCGACGACGGTCATGTCGGGGAGGGAGATCTTGTAGAGCCGACCGGCGTCGTAGGTGAAGGTGCCGTCCACGTCGGAGACGAGGGCGTAGAGGTAGCCGTCGACGATGCGGAAATCCTTGACCTGGTCGGTGAAGGCGTCGCCGTCGTCGAAGGAGAGGGTCTCGACGGGTTCGACGTCGGCCGTCCCGTCGAGGAAGTCCGCGACGTCATACTGCTCGATCGATCCCGGCCGGAGTCCCGTGTTGCCCCAGTTGGCCACGTAGAGGTAGTCGCCCTCGACCTGGGCCTGCTGGATGTTGTCGCCGAAGGCCTTCTGGGCCACGGGGCCCGACCAGTCCTCTCCGGGGTAGAGGCTCACCGTGTCGGCCGTGCCGCTCCCCTTGTACTCGCGGAGGAGGATCTTCTTCTCGCCCCAGATCTCGACGACGAAGCCCATGGGATCGACGCCCAGGCCCGTGACGAGGTTCTGGGAGATCACGTCGGGACTGGCCATCTCGATCGTGCCCAGAGTGGCCGCCGTGTAGGTGTTGTCGACGGTCAGGAAGACGGCGTCGGCATCGGTCAGGGCGGCCCAGGAGGTCCCCGCCGCCAGGGCGAAGACGAGGGCCAGGAGCAGGCTCCAGCGGAACGTTCCGGTTCGTTTCATTTCACACACTCCTCCTCGGACGGTTGAAGGCCTCGGACCAACGAAAAAGGCCCCTCTCGGGGCCTCGGACGCGAAACGAACGGCCTCCCCGGCCCTCGAGGGAGACTGTCGCCGGAGAGGTTTCGGTATCCGGACTCGGGATCGCCTGCGGCGCGCGCCTCACCGACCGAGTCGGTTGCCTCGCACGCCTCGTCGCCCTCACCGTAGCGGGACTGTGCCGGATTCTCACCGGCTTCCCGAAAGATCTCTCCCCATCTTTTGCCGAATCAGGCCTCAGGCCTCTTCGTCGTGAATAAAAATAGGTCCAGCGCCCCGGCAAGTCAAGGACCCCTCCACGATAAAGGTCCGTCTTTTTTGTCCTATCGCCGTTCGAGCCTCTCCAGAACCTCGACGGCCACCGTCCGTCCCGCCTCGGGTCGGGCCAGAGAGAGGGCGCACCGTCGGAGCCGGGCCCTCTCGGTCTCGTCGGCCAGAAGGGTCTCGGCCTTGATGCGGGCCGTCCTGTAATCGAAGAGGACCCGCGCCGCCCCCCTGTCGAGGAGGTAGTCGCTGTTGCGCTGCTCCTGGCCCGGTATGGGGTCGACGATGACCATGGGCGTCGCCGTGCAGAGGATCTCCGACGTCGACAGCCCCCCGGGCTTGGTGAAGATGAGGTCCGAGGCGACGTAGTGGTTTTCGATGGCGTCGACGAAGCCGGAAACCCGGAGCCTCGTCACCCCGCCGAAGCGCTCCTCGAGGCGGGAGCGCACCTTCGCGTTGTTGCCGCAGACGGCCAGGATCGTCAGATCTCCTTCGAGGAGGGAGGCGATGACCTCCTCGAAGGGGCCGACGCCGATGCCTCCTCCCATGACGAGGACGACCCTCTCCTCGTCGGCCAGATTCAGGGCGGCGCGGGCCTCGGCCTTCGACGGGAGAGAACCGTAGCGGGGCGACACGGGAATGCCCGAGACGACGACGCGGTCCATGGCGATGCCGTCGGCCCCGTACTGGAGGGCCGTCTCGTCGCTGGCGACGAACCAGCCCGTGAAGGGGTGGTGGCGGTGGAAGAGATGGCTCAGGAAGTCGGTGTTGACGTAGAAGACGGGACGGCGGGGCAGCAGGCGCTCGGCCACGGCGGCGGCGCCGAAGAAGTGGGTGAAAAGAAGGGCGTCGGGGTTGAAGGCCTCGAGACGCTCGATGAGACGGCTCAGATGGAGCCTCTCCGTCAGCTCGTTGAGGGTGGCCACGACGCCGTCGGCGGCCTCGGGCTCGTCGAGGCTGTCGTAGAAGTAGCCCCAGAGCTGGGGGGCCCGACGGACCATCTCCAGATAGGATCGGGTGTAGAGTCCCCGGACGAGGGCGTTGGTGAAGTCGAGCGTGTCGAGACAGAGCGTCTCGCAGCCGGGAGACTCCCTTTCGAACCAGCGGGCCAGGGCCAGGGCCGCCGTCTTGTGGCCCGTTCCGGCCGAGGCGTAGAGCAGGGCAATTCTTCGTTTCCGCCCCTGGATCACCATCGTAGGACCTCCTCGTGAGTGACGCGCTTCTCCTGCAAGAAGCGCCCGTTCGAAACCGCGTCGTCCCCCGCTCCCGGCCTCGGGCGGGAACCGCTTCATGCCGGTCCGGATCTCAGGGCGCGGCGCTGGGTGACGACGGCGGCGCTTTTGGCCTCCACCGTAGGGGCGTTCAGTTCGTGGGTGACGAAAAGAGGCTCGACCCGTTCGACGAGGGCGCGGGCGACGCCGGTCTCGAAGGGACGGTGTTCGTCGACGAGAAAGAGCCTGCGCCGCGCCTCGTCGGCCCTCTCCCTCAGGGTCCTGCCCCTCAGGTCGGCGGCGGCGGCGAAGAAGCCGGTCCGGCGCCGCAGCGGTCCCGAGAGGCTCTTGTGGAGGTGGACGGCCTCGATGCGGTCGACGACCCAGACAGGGAGGGCGTCGAGACGGGCCAGGACGTAGGCGAGG
The DNA window shown above is from Aminithiophilus ramosus and carries:
- a CDS encoding TonB-dependent receptor plug domain-containing protein, which encodes MRKRIPLLAAALVALGLGARPVEAVTELPSVLVTAGALGDEDQDVSPGAVTVIVPEEVRGEFKTLPELLDQSVGVHVIRTQGRGGYTVASVRGSTSAQVAVYVDGVLANLESEAAVDLATIPVENVARIEVYRGHVPAAFGVSGMGAVINIVTVAPERAQGSLLVGLGEYGEYRSALRYATPLLSGDLLVATEFSGSDGDFSYLNDNGTAYNGNDDYEATRLNNGWDQRNLLLKWSRDAWTARFSWQDRTRDLPLQAPGNDKRSSQRDGTRLETEKWDVALGRTFRVGDVDMSLQAGHLEQEKEFFNPYNYLGQYGDLHNLYKSDRDFLSLAASLPVGLDHYLEFFGTYSRENLDVEGDVVDNLGGKSRFGRDKIDLSLQDSITLNRAGTLVAVPTLKWNDVDGEGHLSWSLAADWLFAPAWRLKTSFGRYHRAPNFYELYGDGATILPNEKLDWEEGSQWDLGLHWKGAWRSVETRVGLTYFHSEVDNLVEFIMINPRYGQYQNVSDAEIDGVELETRFIRHPWDLTLSYTYMRALNKTADSFQYDKRLPNRPESAVHARLAYAASERLRLFGEVDYTGDNYLDQRETVCYSDLTVVNAGLSWNLDDDKVLTVGVNDLFDKSKEMTLVPTSGAEGLAWYPLQGRTWLVSLLWKF
- a CDS encoding Synerg-CTERM sorting domain-containing protein; translation: MKRTGTFRWSLLLALVFALAAGTSWAALTDADAVFLTVDNTYTAATLGTIEMASPDVISQNLVTGLGVDPMGFVVEIWGEKKILLREYKGSGTADTVSLYPGEDWSGPVAQKAFGDNIQQAQVEGDYLYVANWGNTGLRPGSIEQYDVADFLDGTADVEPVETLSFDDGDAFTDQVKDFRIVDGYLYALVSDVDGTFTYDAGRLYKISLPDMTVVDSLNVGKNPGAAVTKAAMALYGNALYVACFGGGYGGALEPSLVKVDLTAFTATVIDDGSALPDTTYGYCGLAVASDGALLVNVASSNWLNPTLLYRTTVGGLEAAALADDFWEDKEVDLSEVAYGLGIGFGGTLFFDGATDRFWVEGSYAAVTIDRAGALLRAYEATELGGNPYDLLPAAGLSFSGEILRPSGGSSGGCNGGFVPAGLLLLVPLFLLSGRR
- a CDS encoding MGDG synthase family glycosyltransferase produces the protein MVIQGRKRRIALLYASAGTGHKTAALALARWFERESPGCETLCLDTLDFTNALVRGLYTRSYLEMVRRAPQLWGYFYDSLDEPEAADGVVATLNELTERLHLSRLIERLEAFNPDALLFTHFFGAAAVAERLLPRRPVFYVNTDFLSHLFHRHHPFTGWFVASDETALQYGADGIAMDRVVVSGIPVSPRYGSLPSKAEARAALNLADEERVVLVMGGGIGVGPFEEVIASLLEGDLTILAVCGNNAKVRSRLEERFGGVTRLRVSGFVDAIENHYVASDLIFTKPGGLSTSEILCTATPMVIVDPIPGQEQRNSDYLLDRGAARVLFDYRTARIKAETLLADETERARLRRCALSLARPEAGRTVAVEVLERLERR